In one window of Gymnogyps californianus isolate 813 chromosome 7, ASM1813914v2, whole genome shotgun sequence DNA:
- the LYPD6B gene encoding ly6/PLAUR domain-containing protein 6B has translation MLLFYHMLAGAFLPFFILSGNWVSAENINFYNVRPPPDPTPFPNSFKCFTCDNAVDNYNCNRWAEDRWCPESTQYCLTVHLFTDHGKSTSVTKKCATGEECHFVGCHRHTESGHTECVSCCEGMICNVEIPTNDTNAVFAVLHARRTSDGSRRTVNIAVLVSVMVIALS, from the exons ATGTTGTTGTTCTATCACATGCTGGCCGGAGCCTTTCTTCCGTTCTTCATCCTTTCAGGAAATTGGGTTTCAGCTGAGAACATCAACTTTTACAATGTGAGACCTCCACCAGACC cCACTCCATTTCCAAACAGTTTTAAGTGCTTTACTTGTGATAATGCAGTGGACAATTACAACTGTAACAGATGGGCTGAAGATAGATGGTGTCCTGAAA gtACTCAGTACTGTTTGACAGTTCATCTCTTCACAGACCATGGGAAGAGTACATCAGTCACCAAAAAATGTGCTACTGGAGAAGAATGCCATTTTGTAGGCTGCCACCGTCACACAGAAAGTGGCCACACA GAATGTGTTTCTTGCTGTGAAGGCATGATTTGCAATGTAGAAATACCAACCAATGACACAAATGCAGTATTTGCCGTATTGCATGCCCGGAGAACGTCGGATGGCAGCAGGCGGACAGTCAACATTGCAGTGCTTGTATCGGTCATGGTGATTGCGTTGTCGTGA